Below is a genomic region from Miscanthus floridulus cultivar M001 chromosome 1, ASM1932011v1, whole genome shotgun sequence.
GATCATcataaggtaggttggccttgttcgctttcattttgttgacgatagtctaaaagcgggaaaacatggcatcgatggactcgccatcaagctaagagaagttctcgtactcgcgcttgtacgtctcgtagagtctggtcttgacctgtgcggtcccctcgtgaCAGCTCtaaagcctcacccagatctctcgagtTGTAGTACAATCGaagacacgctcgaactcagaaagcgaaagactcgagaaaagcacactgcgagctttgctatttgcgttgtgccgatccttgtgatcctgggtggtatGGGCCGCGacagggagcacaacgtaagtagcatcctcgcaaatttcctagacgagccaatcaatcccctggagatgtgcagacatgcggatcttccaataaggatagttggacccatcgaagtgcggtggtttgccggaaccacgctccatgtcgccttcgtggatcacggaccgattaaggtggaatgatccttaaccggctccgataccaattgaaggaccgaaaaggcgaccagagggggggggggtgaatgggagccgtaaAATTTCTCGCGGGACTTTTTCGGTCGTTGTCCCAAAACACCACCAAGCACAAACGAGTTCCGGAACTCAAATATCCAAGCCAATTAGTGACAAGAGTACCTACTAAAACTCCTCGGAACAGTAGAAAGCCAACGCAGTAGACGGAACACGAACGGAGCTCAAACAACTAAGCTACAGAAGAAGAAGCAAGCTCTAAAAATAGACCAACATTTGGGCTGCTAACAAAAACAACCATGAGCTCACTGTAGGAAATATGATCAATCACTTGCACTTGACTTGAAATAAATAGATGACCATACTGTGATTACTTCTTGTAGCTGAGGCTGACAACACAATAATAGATGGAGAAACAAAAATCACGATCAAGGCAAGCACTTGCTGCTTAGACAGAACCTGCAAATTTCAGTTGATCTGCACAGAGAAGAAATGCAAGCAGCTGCTGCTCTGCGGGGTATTTGCACCTGGAATCCATGGCGAGCAACTGCTCGATGACACACCTGCAAGACCGAGCAGTAGAGGCAAGTAGCCCTGACGAGAAACTGATTCCTAGAACGAACACAGAAAGAGAGACCGAACACCCAGGCGCTCACAGCAACATACTGCACCAGTGTCCTCGCAGCATGCTCGACCGGTGATTCAATGAAACCAGAGATGTGCTGGAAGCAGCTACAGGGACAAGCAGGGTCTGCGCTGCTCCCCTCACCAGATCGAAGCGTCGACCTGAAGGCAGAGTACGAAGAACAAAACGAGCAGGCCGAGCGTTACGAACAGAAACAAGGGCGACCCAAGAATCAAGGAAAAACAGCTCCAAACTCCATGATTTGTTCCCAAATTTTGTACACAAAATCACAAGAGGATCAGTGAGCTATTCCCGAGAAATCATCGCTCAATTTCAACTGTAACTCTGAAAATCAAAGAAATTCGAGCAAGAACGAGTTTTTCCCCCAAAAAGGAAAATCGGCTTGGATCTCGATGCACGAGTGAAACTGATTCAAATCGCTTGGTAGAATTGTTCATCACTCGTCAAGGCATCAACTGGACCAAACAAATCATACAGAAAAACTCAAATCGAGCACAAATCAAGAAGGGGAAACCGGTGAACAGTAACTCACGAAAAAGAAAAACACGAACACAAACACACATCAGGTTTCCACATCCAGAGGACAAgaggaggttagggcctccattcccaGTACCAAATCACACCAAAATATATCACGAATTTTTAGTTCATGGGACCTCTCTCAAGAGTGCTTAGTAGAAGAAACCCTAGGTAGAAGGAGGGAATGAGAGAACGGgagagaggtgagggagatgggggctccctcattctatctaacagggctattacacatttccagttttgcccctggatacaaatgagttgaactgctaagcccaagggcgttgttgtccaacccgatgtaatcttgatccgacggccaccgcgccttctcaccagtagcttcgcctcgacgcgaactccccgatgccgccacgtgccgtccgtccctcctcggaaccttcgcccgggttttgaggcccaaacccgtaaaccgtccatccgatggttttgagacccaaaccatcaaaccgtctgcgggtagcgtactccatacgcgtcccccgccatccgacgcgtgtcaccgccgtcctcgaccggccggcccgccaagtccttctaagcctcgctcgactcacgcgtccgccgtcttgacctggtcaacaccgtcactccatgtcttcttgcacttgttgatgttccaagtgtcagccaccacgGCTAGTCGCGTGGCCTCCcggtccctcagtccaagccttacgtccgtccttcaccgctcccggtccgtcggcacggcacgtcctccttgaccttcacctcgccgtcaacTACCACCTCcgtgctccacacctgcacaccatGAGCCAAGAGAcatgcacacatagctttcgccatggtagagtTAGTAACCGACTCAACCTATTCGTGGATCACGTTGATCAATCACTCATCACATaaaaaacgaacacacaagggtacttgtcaaccttgtgttcgcagaaTGATAACCGGTGTAAAGTGCTGGTTATTTTGATTGTTGAACATGATGATTAAGGTCGTCTACCTCATCTTTTTGTCAGCCGGAGCTTCTCTCTGTCTTCAGACAATTCTGTGCTTGAATTTTGGAATGCAGATCTCAATTAGAGAATGCAATTAGAGAATATCTGTAGGCTTGTTGGTACTAGAAGACAATTGACTTGGTGATGGTATAATCATATATAACTGCTTGCTTTAGAGAATATATGTGAACATGAGGTCCAACGAAGGTACTATCTGACAAAATGAATCAACAAACTTTGGactgaaagaaaagaaaaaacaaccATCACAACAATACATACGCCACTGAACGAGATCACCATGGGTTCTAAGCTGAGCAGCATTGCTTCTTCTCAGCAGCGGCATCACCACCCGTCGCCACATTGATGGTCTTACCTTCCTTGACGCCTCCAGCAGCGCCCTGGCCGGCTTCATCTGAGGCCACAGGCTTCTTGCTGATGGCCCGGTAAATGTCGCCCAGGATCAGCTGGAATGCCTCCTCCACGTTGGTTGCCTCCAGCGCGGACGTCTCAATGTAGGATAGACCTTCTGCCTCGGCGAAGCTCTGTGCGTCATCAGTGGCGACAGCCCGGAGGTGCCTCAGGTCGGTCTTGTTGCCGACGAGCATGATTCTGATGTTGGAGTCGGCGTGGTCGCGTAGCTCCTTGAGCCACCGACTGATGTTCTCGAAGGTGGTGGGCTTGCTCACATCGTAGACCAGGACCGCGCCAAGCGCCCCACGGTAGTAGGCGCTTGTGATTGCTCGGTACCTCTCTTGGCCTGCCGTGTCCCAGATCTGCGCCTTGATGATCTTGCCCTCAACCTACAATATTATCAAGTCAGCACAGGTGAGGGACTGGAGGATTAGTGTCTGTAGTTGGACTGCTTACACATCGACAGAAAATATTGCGATAGAGAGCAAGACAGGCAAAATTAGATATATACAGAACTTTTTTTTTAGGAACAACAGGGAAGCAGATTAGGTTAGTTATATCAGGTCCACTAACTGGCAACTGTCTGAAAAATGCAGAATGCGCCCTTAATTCGAAAAGGGTCTTGATCTGGAGGCTGCAGCTGAAAGCAAAATTCGCAGTTGAACAGGTATGGTTAACTGAGAATGTCGCTGTACAAGAGTTGTAGTTTCCACAATGAGCAGCTTGCTGATGCTTACAGCAGGAAGTCTTCCAGTCTCAGGCAACACAACAAGCAAGCAAGATAAAACAGCTGAGCTCAGTCTGGTAGGCACCTGCCCATACTCATTCTATGGCTGGTGGGCATGGAGGGTAGTTGGGCAGGAGGGTAGTTAGCTAACTCTGCACTAGGGGCACAGCACAGATCACAGTTGCCACTTGCTTACGGAGATGACAGCGACACTGGTTATGTTGAAGCTAACGTTTATCCACAAGTAAAACAGTGTACCCCACTAGTGGTGGTGCTGGTTGACGATGACTATATGATACTGACATGAATCATCATCCATCatgcacataatgcaacaatggGATGAGCTGAGCGCGTGCGGCGTGGCATGCGGCACCGGCGGAGGCGGAGCTGAGCTGGAGACGACTCACGTGCGGATCTGCTACCACCCATCCCATGTGCAGTGCGACTTGAATTCAATCGAGGCCACTCGTTGTTGCTTTGCTTAGCAGGAAAGACAGTAACTTTTTTTAGCTTGCCCAATTGTTTGCCTTTTAATTTGTTTGAttgatgtatgtatgtatgtatgtatcaaCTGAGTGTTGAGCTCAGGTAGCTACGGAATGGATGGATGGTGAGAACTGAGAAGAATGGGTCATTAATTGGAAGGTAGCGCGCGCAGATCCAGCATCCAGCAAGCTAGGTAGCTGACAGTGTGATGGAATAGACGAACGAACGAATTACAGGCAAGGAAGCAGCCAGTTTAGTAATAGAGATACTAATTGGTCGATAAATtgttaaaaaaaaaacaggaCCTTTAACAAGAATGGAGGGAGGCTGGATCTGGTGTATAGAGAGGAGAGGATCATCGGAGATCTGATCTGAATATCTGATGCAGCACATTAGTAGTAGAACAATAGGGGGGAAGAGGGGATTGAACGAGTGACTGACATGGAGTGTTCGTGTGGCGAACTCGACGCCGATGGTGGACTTGGACTCGAGGCAGAACTCGTTGCGGGTGAAGCGGGAGAGGAGGTTGGACTTGCCGACGCCCGAGTCCCCGATCAGCACCACCTTGAACAGGTAGTCGTACTCCTCCTCCGCGCGCCGCCCAGCCATTCCTCTCCTTCCACGCCCGCTTCCTCCCCCCTTGCTCTCTCgcacttcctcttcttcttcctccgatCTCCGTCAGAGAGGAGGGGACCTGTGCTGTGATGTGATGTGATGTGAGGCCTACCTCTACCTGGCTACCTGACCGAGCGGAGAAGCCGCCTAGGCGGCTGGCTGGACTGCACTGGATCCCACCCCACCCACTCTGCTGTCTGCTCCTGTTGTGTTGCGGTTGCGGCAAGGAAAAGGAGGTGACCTCAGACCTCACCCGTCAATCCGAGTCTGATCCCCGCTTCCCATCACTCCCTCGGCCCGCGAACATGTCTCTCCTGCCTGCTCCATCCATGGTCAACTACTACCCCGCCCGTGTACACGCGGTGTCTTAATTCAATTGCTTAGCCTATCTTTCATATTTTCCAAAATCCACTTATATAATCTTAATATATTTTAGTATAGTATAAAAACTATCTCCAATAACTTACCCGCTATGCCTTCTTTCTTGGTCGCGACTTCTTTgccttttttttcctttggcccgTCAGCCAGTCACACAagacgtttgaggagctcgcagtccttgtagtgGTGTTTGACGAGTAGGTGTGGTTGATGCACGGGCTCTCCATCAGCTCGTTGAAGTGGTCCggaaggccctgctggggctacttgcccatgtgatcagccGCGGCGAACAACACGGAGTTGGCTGGTCGCCGAcgatcttttttgttcttttcgcccctctacgtggaggggccctcgcgcTTGGCCTTCCCTTTGTTCCGGCCTCCATTGAAGCGCTGTAGGAACGAcgctctctagatgcgtcggtcaaaggcccgtggtcccagaccatccgggctgggactccggtcgtccgGTCGGTGACCGCGCCTGgggtgtgtttcaccactcctCGCGATGGTCCGGCCGGGGTCTGTGTCACCTGCCATCACTATCGCTCGATGGACGCCATCATCATGCCGGGACCgacgccggttgctgatgacgctgcgagcgtcttggttcggcccgagccgcTCGCGTACAGGCGATCGGTGCGGAGTGGGAGCCAGGTCAGGCCGGGACGCAGGTGCGGCCTCCTGTGCTGCGCTCGGCGACTGGagcggtgagcgggtggagcgattcGTCTTCTGCTTTGAGTGGGTCATGTGACTTCGCGCTAAGGTGATATGTCTATGTGTGACAAGGAGTGTGATCGCGGGCTCCAAGGTCGGCGACATGGGACGACATCAACACCTAGCCTTTCCAGATGTAAGATGTCAGCATCCTTCGCTTACGTGCTGCGAGAAAGCAAAGAGCCACATATCTGAGTGTTGGAACATAACAACTTGAGTTTTAAGAAAGCAAGTgtcaggtaccataaaaaggggtcccctaagcaagaaccgaaaaaatcgcttagaccttgtaaatatcgaagcggGCTCAGCCCAGAATGAAACcacaaggcctcagacgaggtaccgattctccgcctcgcccgaggccccgcccgtaaggcctcggacgaggtaccgattctccgcctcgcccgaggccccgcccgtaaggcctcggacgaggtaccgattctccgcctcgctcgaggccccgcccgtaaggcctcggacgaggtaccgattctccgactcgcccgaggccccgcgcgtaaggcctcggacgaggtaccgattcttcgcatcgcctgaggccccgcccgtaaggcctcggatgaggtaccgattcttcgcatcgcctgaggccccgcccgtaaggcctcggatgaggtaccgattctccacctcgcccgaggccccgcccataaggcctcggacgaggtaccaattcttcgactcgcccgaggccccgcgcgtaaggcctcggacgaggtaccgattctttgactcgcctgaggccccgcccgtaaggcctcggacgaggacatcacatccaaccaacgcgtccaaccactcccgtgacGTTAGCTGAACGACGgatcgatacagcggagtggccgacgagatgggagtcacatcgacgccatgccatccaggacaggatggggcaggggttaccggccgttgtgctcggcactatgcccgCGACTGACACCCGTGCCGCACTGTACTGCCTAACCCCTGCAacaaggacagcgcggcgtggagagtcatgtctgggtccctatagcctcgaaatcgacgtacaagaccaactgctccctccgagcctcggctatccacttccgggctcctgtagcctcgggactcgcgcccgtcgagccccccaatggttcagcctcggcaccgactgggcctcggctctctacgttgtcagcacTCTAGGATCGGCACGTCGTCCGTAGTACGCGCCATACCCTGCGTCAGGCTacaggagctcccacatcgcgCAGGAttaggcgtgaccggcgcgtcgctccagtgcaccgaggacaaggccgctccaccaaccatgccaccacagtaacaagctgcagggctcggacacgccgcctccgctcacaaaacgccacgtagcaaatgcatgtaccgcccctgtgcctcccttcgactataaaagggagtgaccggggccgcttctaggagAGAGAACACACACGACCaaacaacgcacaacgctctgtaacacacgcTTCCTCGCTatttgagatcaacatctcaatcaacccacgccactctacgcagagacctgggactagctccctctctcgctcagcttgtaagcccctactacaagcacctcggtgcaaggaatacaagatcgctccctcagactggacgtagggcacctattgcctgaaccagtataaaccttgtgtctctttgcatcaccatctgggattagggatACGCAGtatactttcactagtcggttgagggcccgccggtccaaaacaccgacaacaagTATAGCATCCAAGTGTTGTTCTATCGATAAAACTATGTGTGTGGAGCCGGAATGAATGCTTTTCGTTTAGTTTTTTTCCTATGTGTATGCTTTGTAATATTATATTTGATTTTCAAGAGCAAGATATTAGAAATGATGGAGAGACCGGAGAGACCCAACGTACGTGCTTCTAACTTTTCAGTGACTTAAAAATATACATCGATTTAccaatttttcctttttttaatatTGGATTCTATAATATAACATATTATAATGGTCTCTTTAGGTCTACATCAACTAAAATCCCCATATAATCCGGTAAGAAAATATACATCTGGTTTTACCGCGTCCCATGTCACTCCATCATCTCTTGCGCCTATGACCTTAGTTGTTATTGtttagttttgtttttattttctttcgAGGTTATGCATATTGGAAGGAGGGTGGTCTGGTCCACCTTTTTTAATCTTATTATAACTTACTGTATTCTTTGACATAACTAAACTATTGCACTGATTGGTTTATGGATAAATTCGATGAAGACATTGCAAAGACAATCTTTCTTTATAGATCATCATAAATTCGTGATCATGTATGTTTGGAGGTATGGTTAAATGCTATGTCATAATCACTTTTGTAAACATTGCTCTACTTCAAAAGGAACCATTATTTATCGTTTAAGTTTAATTTCTGCACCATTTTGTTCACTCCAAACAATCATACTACAAATTGACATTTGACTGTACCTCTTCTATACATTCCACGAAATAAAATAAGTTATTTGTGACAAATGCTTTTTAAAAAGGATCTCAGCTCCATATAAAAAAACTATTTCTCTAAATGAGCTTAGACATAATTGTTTGAGGGGAAGCCGGGGTCCTACCAAAACAAACATGCTGGCATTTAAATTGGGACCATGCCAATTTTAAGAGGCACCCTGCCAGTTTTGGCCTAATAAAGAAAATTCTATAAAGCGACGGAACAATAGTGCCACGTTGGTTTTCTAATGAGATTAGACCACCCCTACTCTCTACAAAATAGAGGGTACATGGTCGATTGGGGTATCCAACAATCCAATCGTCATTTACATCTACAACTCCTTTATGTCCTATATTCCAATCCTA
It encodes:
- the LOC136506885 gene encoding ras-related protein RABA2a-like; protein product: MAGRRAEEEYDYLFKVVLIGDSGVGKSNLLSRFTRNEFCLESKSTIGVEFATRTLHVEGKIIKAQIWDTAGQERYRAITSAYYRGALGAVLVYDVSKPTTFENISRWLKELRDHADSNIRIMLVGNKTDLRHLRAVATDDAQSFAEAEGLSYIETSALEATNVEEAFQLILGDIYRAISKKPVASDEAGQGAAGGVKEGKTINVATGGDAAAEKKQCCSA